Proteins from one Emys orbicularis isolate rEmyOrb1 chromosome 2, rEmyOrb1.hap1, whole genome shotgun sequence genomic window:
- the PLEKHF2 gene encoding pleckstrin homology domain-containing family F member 2: protein MVDRLANSEANTRRISIVENCFGAAGQPLTIPGRVLIGEGVLTKLCRKKPKARQFFLFNDILVYGNIVIQKKKYNKQHIIPLENVTIDSIQDEGDLRNGWLIKTPTKSFAVYAATATEKSEWMSHINKCVSDLLSKSGKTPSNEHAAVWVPDSEATVCMRCQKAKFTPVNRRHHCRKCGFVVCGPCSEKRFLLPSQSSKPVRICDFCYDLLSTGEMTTCQPTRSDSYSQSPKSPLNDVSDDDDDDDSSD from the coding sequence ATGGTGGATCGCTTGGCAAACAGTGAAGCAAATACTAGACGAATAAGTATAGTGGAAAACTGTTTTGGAGCAGCAGGTCAACCTTTGACTATTCCTGGTCGTGTTCTGATTGGAGAAGGAGTGTTAACAAAGCTGTGTAGGAAGAAACCTAAAGCAAGACAGTTTTTCTTATTCAATGATATTCTTGTCTATGGCAACATTGTTATCCAGAAGAAAAAATACAATAAACAGCACATAATTCCACTGGAAAATGTCACTATTGATTCCATCCAAGATGAGGGGGACTTACGGAATGGGTGGCTTATCAAGACACCTACAAAATCTTTTGCAGTTTATGCTGCCACTGCCACAGAGAAGTCTGAATGGATGAGCCACATAAATAAATGTGTTTCTGATTTGCTTTCCAAAAGTGGGAAGACTCCCAGTAATGAACATGCAGCTGTCTGGGTACCTGACTCAGAGGCTACTGTTTGTATGCGTTGTCAGAAAGCAAAATTTACACCTGTCAATCGTCGTCACCACTGTCGCAAATGTGGCTTTGTTGTATGCGGACCCTGTTCTGAAAAGAGGTTTCTTCTTCCCAGTCAGTCCTCCAAGCCTGTGCGGATTTGTGACTTCTGTTATGATCTTCTTTCTACTGGGGAGATGACTACTTGTCAGCCCACTAGATCAGACTCTTACAGCCAGTCACCTAAGTCCCCTTTAAATGATGTATCCGATGATGACGACGATGATGATAGCAGTGATTAA